GCGTTAGGTCCGATAAAGCATTTGGTATCACCTAATGCTATCCACTATGCCTATATTGCAGAATGGAAACAGCATTTCCCAGATGCACTTGCTTGGTCGAGTCCAGGTGTGGAAAAACGTGCACAAAGCCAAAATATTGAAATAAACTTTGATCAAGCACTAGAAGATACCCCGCCAAAAGAATGGGAGAATGACATCAAACAACTTATTTTTAAGGGCGGTCGTGTTATACAAGAAGTGATTTTCTATCATATTGAAAGTAGAACACTTATCCTAACGGATTTGATAGAAAATTTTGAACCAGATAAAACCAAGAGTACCCTTTGGAAGACCGTTCACAAAATTGCAAAAATTTCTGCACCAAACGGTACGACTCCAATTGACTATCGAATGTCGTTTATTGGAAATAAAAAAGCTGCCAAAGAATCATTAGAGAAGATTATTTCCTGGCAACCTAAACGCATCATCATTGCGCACGGGAAGTGGATTGAAGACAACGGGGTTGAAGAATTGAGAAAACGCATGAGTTGGATATTAAAATAGAAATTAATATAAATAATTATTCT
This window of the Fundicoccus culcitae genome carries:
- a CDS encoding DUF4336 domain-containing protein, translating into MNIPTYPPLNTLKAVANNIWIVDGDIIHMSVPFIQVPFSTRMTVVRLNNGDMWLHSPIAFDADLADEILALGPIKHLVSPNAIHYAYIAEWKQHFPDALAWSSPGVEKRAQSQNIEINFDQALEDTPPKEWENDIKQLIFKGGRVIQEVIFYHIESRTLILTDLIENFEPDKTKSTLWKTVHKIAKISAPNGTTPIDYRMSFIGNKKAAKESLEKIISWQPKRIIIAHGKWIEDNGVEELRKRMSWILK